The Deinococcus hopiensis KR-140 sequence ACAGTATATCTCCCGCTTCGCTCTGTATCCCTACCATCTTGAAATCATCTGCAACTGATTGACGAATCGGGATTGCTTTTCTGGCTCATTACGACTTCTATGCACAAAAGCTTCCCAAAGATTCACCAGTTGATCGCGGTACGGACGGAGCAGATCAATGAGCTCTGGATCTCGGTATTCGTGATACAACCGAATCACTAATGGAATGCAATAGCTTGCCATTTCCCTGGGAGGTTCATTGGTGCATTCAGTGAGGAGGCGCACCCACATTGACTTGGAATCCTCACTTCTCTCCTGATAGTCATAGAAATTAGCCAATGAGCTTAGGGCCTCTGGAACGCCACGATTCGCTGCGTCTAGGAGGAGTTGTTCCCCCTTTCTACGATTAGCTATGGGGCTATCCTCGTCACAGTACAGTGCTCCCAATTTGGCTGTAGCTAAAGCGCTGCCCAAGTTCATAGCTTTCTCAAAGCAGGCCGCAGCTTTATATGGGTCGGCAATTTTACCTCCCGCACCATATAGGTGGTCCTCACCTTCGTCGATTAGTAACGCCGCCATTTCACGTACGTCTGCTGACACATTGCCTGCCTGCTCTACCGATGGAGTGACATCCAGCGTCGAAATGGTGAGCAACTGATTGATAGCATCGGTGGGTGAGATCAGAAAGAACTCACGGTTTGGAGATGCTCGAACCCCCCTCGCCTGCAGTGCGGCATGAATGGCCGCCTCCGCCTGATCAACGTCATCAAAGCGTCGATGGTAGACCAAGATGAATTTTTGTGGCACCCCCGTGGCTGCCGACAGTTCCCGAACTCGGTCATTCACATTGCGTGTGGTCTTTCCAATTTTGACCATATCCGGCATGGCTGGATTGATTAAGATGTATACCTCGCCAGGATTCATTGCCTTATCGTAGCTGAAGGCACAGGCTCAAGGCCGCTATGGATAATCCCCCCTCTTCCGGCACCAAGGATATGTGCGGTGTATGGAACGGCCCGCTATAGCCCCTGCTTACGCAGGACGCACTATCTATCTCTGCGAATGACGTTGGGCCACGGCGCTTCAAGAGCTCTGGCCTAGAGTGGGTCGGCTTGCAGCCAACCTTTGCGGCACACTGAGACGGACCATGGACCGCGAAAAGTTCTACGCCACTGCCGACTACCTCAAGACGCGATTGGACGACATCCGAAAGCATGAACGTGCTTACAAGTCACGCGGCGTGCCCAAGGTGCGCACGCACCTGCAGGCTTTTCTCGACGGAACGCTTCAGGAACGTGTGGACGTGCTTGGCGGCGGTGCCCTCGATCTGCTCGGCTGGCAACTCCAGGACCCGCTCAACGAACTTGCGGCGGTCGCTCCGACGGAGTTCCGCGCGGCGCTTGAGGCGCTCTGGACATCACCGCTGCGTGCCGAGCAGGTCGACACGTTCTGGGTCATCCTCGACCCAGCGCTTGACCGCTTGAAGCCCAGGAACAGCAAGGCCTTCAACGGGCTCGGAGCGCGAACCACAGTCGCCTCCTACCTGTTGTACGTGGCTGATCCGACCCGCTTCCCTTTTTACATGCCCACCTACGGCGGGAAAGCCATCGAGCATCTGTACGGCAAGAGCAAGCGCGAGAAGCTCGACGATGGGTCGCCCGGAGTGCTGATGCGCGCCTATACGCAGCGTTGCACGTATCTCCTGAAAGAATTTCGTGACGCCGGTGTCGGGCTCGAAGACATGATGGATCTACACAGCGGCCTGCACCTTCTGGCACGAGACCTTCTGAAGGCGGGCAATGCTTGAGCACACGTAGTGATCACGCAGGAGCATCTCTTTACCTCCGGTCTCCCCAGAATGGCTGACGAGTTCCCAACGTGCCCTGCTGCGACAATCCAGACCCTCTTGGATTCTCACCTGAGTACTTTGAATCCTTGTTTTCTCCGTCTGCGACGCATTTTCACACCATTCTCATGACATGAAATGTTATGTTATACACATATCCGAGGGTAGATATTTCACTCTTTGGACGCTGAAAAGGAGATGACATGAATAAATTTATGCAAAGTTCTCATGGTGTGAGTGTGAGGGTGCTAAGTGCACAGCACGACAGGCACGAGTTCAACCCTTTCAATCGTTGGGAGGAGAAGTTACTGGACTTAGTATCGCATCCATCTAAGCGCAGTGCAGAATGGACCCTGTCTGAAGACATCACAGCAGTTAAGGAGCAGGTAAGGCGCACTGTGTCGAACATTCAGATCAAATACCCTTTCTCATCTGATGTGCTCGAGTTAGACATCCTGCTGTACCAGGTGACATCCCTGGACGACCCGACATTAGAAATACGGGGCGACTTGCGTGGCAACCGACAGTACCCAGCAATCCTAGTTGGGATTGAGACCTTCAATGCCCGCCGCCTAGAAGCGGTCTTGACGCACGAGTTGCTGCACGTTCTGTACAGCCCCCCTGCGGAGACAGCGGCGCATGACGCCTTGGACCTGTACCTATTACGCCTAGCCATTGAGGAGGGGGTAGCGGAGGCCTTCGTGCGGGAGAACATGTCGCCCGCCGACGTAAAGAGTGGTGCAAGCGACTTAGCAGTCCCGGAAGACCTCGTACAGTTGCACGACTTCAGGCACGAACGGCACGACGATCCTAAGAAGCTTAATGACCCCAAAGACGCAGCCCTAAAATCTTTCCTAGAGATGCACAAGCATTACGCTGCGGGATATCACATCGTCACATCGCTAATCGACGGTAAGGTATTTGACTTGACGACGTTGATAGATATGGATCCCGTGGAAGTGTGGAAGGCCTACCTCCCCCTGAACTCAGCCATACCGTCAACCCTCTAAGTTTAAGGGAACGCCGCCCACAATGTTGTCAAGCAGAAGGATGCCTCAATCCCGATGCGAAAAGTATTTATTAAGCCCTTCAAAATATAATTCTGGCTCCTTAACAAACATATGAGCAGAAGAGTTAGATATATGATCGAACAGGCTTTCAAAGAGAGGAGGAATAAGAGCCTTATGGTCTACGAATATGGCATGCTGAGATTGAACAAATTCAATCATTACGTATATAAATTTTTTATCATTGCCTTGATCTTTAAGTTCAGAAAATTTTCGTAGATCAAATCGGATAGTTATTTCAGCTACATGTCCCTTTTCCAAAAGGACCTCAACA is a genomic window containing:
- a CDS encoding GIY-YIG nuclease family protein → MNPGEVYILINPAMPDMVKIGKTTRNVNDRVRELSAATGVPQKFILVYHRRFDDVDQAEAAIHAALQARGVRASPNREFFLISPTDAINQLLTISTLDVTPSVEQAGNVSADVREMAALLIDEGEDHLYGAGGKIADPYKAAACFEKAMNLGSALATAKLGALYCDEDSPIANRRKGEQLLLDAANRGVPEALSSLANFYDYQERSEDSKSMWVRLLTECTNEPPREMASYCIPLVIRLYHEYRDPELIDLLRPYRDQLVNLWEAFVHRSRNEPEKQSRFVNQLQMISRW
- a CDS encoding DUF2268 domain-containing putative Zn-dependent protease (predicted Zn-dependent protease with a strongly conserved HExxH motif); its protein translation is MNKFMQSSHGVSVRVLSAQHDRHEFNPFNRWEEKLLDLVSHPSKRSAEWTLSEDITAVKEQVRRTVSNIQIKYPFSSDVLELDILLYQVTSLDDPTLEIRGDLRGNRQYPAILVGIETFNARRLEAVLTHELLHVLYSPPAETAAHDALDLYLLRLAIEEGVAEAFVRENMSPADVKSGASDLAVPEDLVQLHDFRHERHDDPKKLNDPKDAALKSFLEMHKHYAAGYHIVTSLIDGKVFDLTTLIDMDPVEVWKAYLPLNSAIPSTL